In the genome of Montipora foliosa isolate CH-2021 chromosome 3, ASM3666993v2, whole genome shotgun sequence, one region contains:
- the LOC137997564 gene encoding transmembrane protein 222-like has product MDEKLQVNAMDPVDNFPRIDINRSRYPYCIVWTPIPVLSWMFPFIGHMGIGMSSGVIRDFAGPYYVSEDDMAFGKPARFWRLNPSKAASLQNSWDVAISVASEEYKHRMHNICCDNCHSHVAMALNTMQYNKSSSWNMVKLCFYMLIYGKFTSFGAFLKTWLPFTILVAGILLLVVLL; this is encoded by the exons ATGGATGAAAAACTTCAAGTGAATGCAATGGATCCAGTGGACAATTTCCCAAGAATTGATATAAATCGAAGCCGATATCCTTACTGCATTGTGTGGACTCCAATTCCCGTGCTTTC aTGGATGTTTCCTTTTATTGGGCATATGGGAATTGGCATGTCATCAGGTGTAATCAGGGATTTTGCTGGCCCTTACTATGTTTCG GAGGATGATATGGCATTTGGGAAGCCTGCAAG ATTTTGGCGCTTGAATCCATCAAAAGCTGCAAGCTTACAGAACAGCTGGGATGTTGCCATCTCTGTTGCCTCGGAAGAATACAAACACAGAATG CACAATATTTGCTGTGATAACTGCCATTCTCACGTTGCTATGGCACTAAATACTATGCAGTACAACAAATCATCATCGTGGAACATGGTTAAGTTGTGTTTCTACATGCTGATCTATGGAAAATTTACCAG TTTTGGTGCATTCCTGAAGACGTGGCTTCCGTTTACCATACTTGTTGCTGGAATCTTACTCCTAGTTGTTCTGCTGTGA